One genomic window of Cololabis saira isolate AMF1-May2022 chromosome 3, fColSai1.1, whole genome shotgun sequence includes the following:
- the LOC133425858 gene encoding zinc fingers and homeoboxes protein 2-like codes for MSSRRKASTPCMIRPERTAVELDDDEEESHNMETTPENHIQEQPLNTDQVGPAEPSMDLDQSNKASDTPKAPDKPAADPPESKPQRKQQGGYECKYCTFSTQNLNTFKEHVDANHPNVILNPLYLCAVCNFNTKKFDTLTEHNERCHPGESNFKFKRIKMNNQTILEQTIEGCNNAVIYNTSGTTTGKGDAPAAALLSKPTSVKIGKPKMMSTDKRTESHLGKLTLDLANKPITAVNVNGTVIIPESTLLKAGGLSHIMPSLQQPLNYTQVPKIAVPLNTTKYNPHLDDNLSLIYSFNNFPYPTQAELSWLTAASKHPEEQIKVWFTTQRLKQGISWSPEEVEEARKKMFNGTISTVPPTLKVVGPQLNSHSSTNQPVHSAASKLPSAPVLHPVPCQLLGQTSLVLTPVANGSTVTCAPLALTVANQVLTTVAQSLKRPLASPIIATESKRPSIIQNISVPMATSKLASPKVLSFTVDPNKTAEQLSVLRSSYTGCPFPEEDEIYRLIETTGLSRGEIKKWFSEQRLLNLKSVPPPPTLVKAEVTPPVKDGAVRKAVPNQFPLLERVKGKSSEQLKAMEESFQRSSSPTGEELDQLAQETRLSKTEVDCWFSERRALRDNMEKVLLTMNSKSADDRPERAGAPLLNGASHREQDGKPPRSPPPPPSSDSSSSSSSSSPPVLAASSSPQLPTHSSSTSPPILTSSRSSPHPPIMSASTSPAAISSHSLTLLREMFCRTQWPSPEEYSQLEVQTSMGRTDIVRWFKDHRSALKNGENLGWMDGFQNQNAAEKEKAGQGRDQDTQSTEIKPSISLEEKAEEAGGNVEAAENSKPSEQNQVQWLSERLDQSRTRQDQTSTNDAENGRWVKVTVDVGEESEEVADTPKLTTDTEVPTMEHPGRVTG; via the exons ATGTCCAGTCGACGCAAGGCCTCTACTCCCTGTATGATCCGACCGGAGAGGACCGCGGTGGAGCTCGACGACGACGAGGAAGAATCGCATAACATGGAG ACCACACCAGAGAACCATATTCAGGAGCAGCCTTTAAATACAGACCAAGTTGGACCAGCAGAGCCGTCCATGGACTTGGATCAGAGCAACAAAGCTTCAGACACCCCCAAGGCTCCTGATAAACCAGCAGCCGACCCGCCGGAGTCCAAACCTCAGCGGAAACAGCAGGGAGGGTATGAATGCAAATACTGCACCTTTTCCACACAGAATCTCAACACTTTCAAAGAGCATGTGGACGCCAACCATCCAAATGTCATCCTCAACCCCCTGTACCTGTGCGCTGTCTGTAACTTCAACACTAAGAAGTTTGACACCCTGACAGAGCACAATGAGAGGTGTCACCCAGGGGAGAGCAACTTTAAATTCAAacgcatcaaaatgaacaatcaGACAATCTTGGAACAGACAATAGAGGGCTGCAACAATGCAGTCATTTACAACACGTCAGGTACCACGACTGGCAAAGGGGACGCACCGGCGGCGGCGCTGCTGAGCAAACCCACCTCGGTCAAAATTGGAAAACCAAAAATGATGTCGACGGATAAACGGACAGAATCTCATCTGGGTAAACTGACCCTGGATCTCGCcaacaaaccaatcacagctgtcAATGTGAACGGGACTGTCATCATCCCGGAGTCGACGCTCCTCAAAGCAGGCGGCCTTTCTCACATCATGCCTTCCTTACAGCAGCCGCTGAACTATACCCAG GTGCCCAAGATTGCAGTGCCCCTCAACACGACGAAATACAACCCCCATCTGGACGATAACCTGTCGCTCATCTACTCCTTCAACAACTTCCCCTACCCAACACAGGCAGAGCTGTCCTGGCTCACCGCAGCATCCAAGCACCCGGAGGAGCAGATCAAAGTCTGGTTCACCACCCAGAGGCTCAAACAGGGCATCAGCTGGTCGCCTGAAGAG GTGGAAGAAGCCAGAAAGAAAATGTTCAACGGCACAATCTCCACTGTGCCTCCAACTTTGAAGGTGGTTGGTCCACAGCTCAACTCCCACTCATCCACAAACCAGCCTGTCCACTCCGCAGCCTCTAAACTGCCGTCGGCTCCCGTCCTCCACCCCGTCCCCTGTCAGCTTCTGGGACAAACCAGCCTCGTGCTGACTCCCGTAGCCAACGGCTCTACCGTCACCTGTGCACCGCTGGCACTCACAGTGGCTAACCAGGTGCTCACGACC GTGGCGCAGTCACTCAAACGACCCCTGGCCTCCCCCATAATCGCCACGGAGAGTAAACGGCCCTCCATCATTCAGAACATCTCCGTTCCCATGGCCACGTCCAAGCTGGCATCGCCCAAAGTGCTGAGTTTCACAGTGGACCCCAATAAAACAGCAGAGCAGCTGTCGGTGCTGAGGTCCAGCTACACCGGGTGCCCTTTTCCCGAGGAGGACGAA ATCTACAGGCTGATAGAAACCACCGGCCTGTCCAGAGGAGAGATAAAGAAGTGGTTCAGTGAACAGAGGCTCCTCAATCTCAAAA GTGTTCCTCCACCTCCCACACTGGTGAAGGCAGAAGTGACGCCGCCGGTGAAGGACGGGGCTGTCAGGAAAGCGGTGCCTAACCAGTTTCCCCTGCTGGAGAGGGTGAAGGGGAAGTCGTCGGAGCAGCTCAAGGCCATGGAGGAGAGTTTCCAGAGAAGCAGCTCTCCAACTGGAGAAGAGCTCG ACCAGCTGGCCCAGGAGACCAGGCTGTCCAAAACAGAGGTGGACTGCTGGTTTTCCGAGCGCAGGGCTCTGAGGGACAACATGGAGAAGGTTTTACTCACCATGAACTCCAAGAGTGCAGACGACAGGCCGGAGCGGGCCGGAGCCCCCCTGCTGAACGGGGCGTCTCACCGAGAGCAGGACGGGAAGCCTCCACGCTCCCCTCCTCCCCCACCGTCCTCCgattcctcttcttcttcctcctcttcctctcctcctgttctcgcagcctcctcctccccccagcTGCCAACTCATTCATCCTCAACATCTCCTCCCATTCTCACCTCTTCCCGCTCTTCTCCACATCCTCCCATCATGTCAGCCTCCACGAGCCCTGCAGCTATCTCTAGCCACTCGCTGACCCTGCTCAGAGAG ATGTTCTGCCGGACCCAGTGGCCTTCTCCCGAGGAGTACAGCCAGCTGGAAGTCCAGACAAGCATGGGACGCACCGACATCGTCCGCTGGTTCAAGGACCACCGCTCGGCTCTGAAGAACGGGgaaaatctgggctggatggacGGTTTCCAAAACCAAAACGCTGCAGAGAAGGAGAAGGCGGGCCAGGGCCGGGATCAGGACACGCAGAGTACTGAGATAAAGCCAAGCATTTCCTTGGAAGAGAAGG CGGAGGAGGCTGGTGGGAACGTAGAAGCTGCAGAGAACTCCAAACCGTCTGAGCAAAACCAAGTCCAGTGGTTAAGTGAGAGACTGGACCAGAGCAGGACCAGGCAGGACCAGACCAGCACTAATGATGCTGAAAATGGGAG GTGGGTAAAGGTGACGGTGGATGTCGGGGAGGAAAGTGAAGAAGTAGCGGACACGCCGAAGCTGACAACGGACACGGAAGTTCCCACTATGGAGCATCCTGGGAGGGTGACGGGTTGA